CCTGGCATGACCGTGCTCGAGCAGACTGCTCGCTTCACACCAAAGGGCCTGACGGGGGTGTTGTACTGGTATTCCGTGTTGCCCTTCCACGGCATCGTCTTTCGCGGGATGATCGACGGCATTCGTCGCGCGGCAGAGAAGCGGGCTGCCGCCAATTCCGGTGACCCCCGTGTCTCGAGTTGAGTGCGCGGCCAGGTGAAGGCCCGCAGAGGCGGGGGTGACTCACGTCTTCGGAATGAGAAAGACCGTCTGGTTGCCTCCCGAGGAGGTCGGGAAAGGTCACGGGCACCAAAAAACCCCCTCCACGTGGGAGGGGGTCGATGGATCGCCTTGGCGGGCGAGGCTATTTACCAACCGCCGCGGTGGCCGCCGCCACCACCGCCACCACGCCGGTCCTGGGCCACGTCGACCCGGATCGGTCGGCCGTCCAGCTGAAAGCCGTTCATCGCCGATATCGCCTTGTCGGCAGCCTCGTCATCGGAGAAGGTAACGAACCCGAAACCACGCGAGCGGCCGGTGTCGCGGTCCGTGATCACCTTGGCCTCGGTGACCTCGCCGAACTGCGCGAAAGCCTCGTGCAGCCCTTCGTTGGTTGTATCCCAGCTCAGACTTCCTACGAACAGTTTCTTGCTCATCGCTCCCGTTTTCCTTTCGGGGCTTCGCCGCCCCTCCGTCGCTCGGTTTCGGCAAATCTTCCATTTTGCCGTTTCGCCGGACGCCCCGCTGGCATCCACAAAGGCGCACCAATATACATGGGAATTGCGGGTTTTCGGCCGAGATGTCGCTAGCCACGCTGGCAGCAATCACGGGGTTGTCGCGGTGGTGGCCGGCGGGTAGCCGCATGCCGTCAGGAGAGTCGTGACGAGCTCGAGGCGCGTTCGCAAGGCGTCCGGGTTCTCGTCGAGGCGTCGCACGCGCGGTGACCACCGGATGTCGATCCGATTCGGATGGACGTGAACGCTCTCGAAATTCTCACTTGTGGCAAGGGCGCGTAACGCTTTGCGCACGGACTCAGTACCGAAGAGCGATCGCAGGCTGCCTTCATCGCTGCCGGCAAAGCGGAGGAGCGCATCGAGCTCGCGATCACTGATCTCGAAATCCTTGACGAGGCCGATTTTGGCCAGCAGCCGGCTGCCGGGTTTTTCGATCTCGG
This genomic stretch from Acidobacteriota bacterium harbors:
- a CDS encoding RNA-binding protein, with the protein product MSKKLFVGSLSWDTTNEGLHEAFAQFGEVTEAKVITDRDTGRSRGFGFVTFSDDEAADKAISAMNGFQLDGRPIRVDVAQDRRGGGGGGGHRGGW